One Electrophorus electricus isolate fEleEle1 chromosome 10, fEleEle1.pri, whole genome shotgun sequence genomic region harbors:
- the napga gene encoding N-ethylmaleimide-sensitive factor attachment protein, gamma a translates to MAQKINEAHEHIAKAEKYLKTSFMKWKPDYDSAASEYAKAAVAFKNARQLEAAKDAYLQEAEAHTNNRSLFHAAKALEQAGMMLKDMQKLPEAVQYIEKASLMYTENGTPDTAAMALDRAGKLIEPVDLGKAVDLYQKAASVFENEDRLRQAVELLGKASRLLVRQKKYDEATLSLQKEKSIYRDIENYPTCYKKTIAQVLVHLHRGDYVAADKCVRESYSIPGFSGSEDCIALEQLLQGYDQQDEDQVSRVCNSPLFRYMDNDYAKLALTLSVPGEGKKKKAVAATPGDAGVNGGVDGPEEEEDEYAGGLC, encoded by the exons ATGGCTCAGAAAATAAACGAAGCGCATGAGCACATTGCTAAGGCTGAGAAATA TTTAAAGACGAGCTTTATGAAGTGGAAGCCGGATTACGACAGCGCTGCGTCGGAATATGCAAAAGCGG CTGTTGCTTTCAAAAACGCCAGACAACTTGAAGCAGCAAAAGATGCTTATTTACAAGAAGCCGAGGCCCATACGAACAACAGATC TCTTTTCCATGCTGCAAA GGCTCTTGAGCAAGCAGGTATGATGCTGAAG GACATGCAGAAACTGCCGGAGGCAGTGCAGTACATAGAGAAAGCCAGCCTGATGTACACTGAAAATGGCACACCTGACACAGCTGCCATGGCTCTTGATAGAGCGGGGAA ATTGATAGAGCCTGTGGATTTGGGCAAAGCTGTGGACCTTTATCAGAAAGCTGCATCTGTGTTTGAG AATGAGGACAGATTACGGCAAGCCGTGGAGCTTCTTGGCAAAGCATCCCGACTTCTCGTCAGACAAAAGAA GTATGATGAAGCAACATTGTCGCTCCAGAAAGAGAAGAGCATCTACAGAGACATAGAAAATTACCCAACATGCTATAAG AAAACCATTGCACAAGTGCTAGTTCACTTACACAGAGGAGATTACGTAGCAGCTGacaagtgtgtgcgtgagagctACAGCATCCCAGGATTCAGTGGGAGTGAGGATTGCATTGCTTTGGAGCAGCTGTTACAGGGCTATGACCAACAAGATGAAGACCAGGTGTCCCGTGTCTGTAACTCCCCACTGTTCAGATACATGGATAATGAC TATGCTAAGCTGGCTCTCACGCTCAGTGTGCCtggagagggaaagaagaagaaggctGTGGCTGCCACTCCTGGCGATGCAGGTGTGAATGGTGGGGTTGATGggcctgaggaagaggaggatgaataTGCAGGAGGACTCTGTTAA